GTCCGCCGAGGTCGGGGAATAGGTGGGCGTCGCGTCCAGGGCGGCGGAACCGACGGTGGCGCGGCCGAAGAGGGCGTCGTAGCCGGGCGGCAGTTGGAACAGGACGCGTTCCATGAGGTCGTGACCGGCGGCGTCGGCGACGGTGCTGAGGACGGCGCCGATGTCCCACAGGGCGGTGGCTTCGGTGGCCCCCTCGATCCAGGCGGCGGTGGCGCGGACGAACCTTTCGGGTGTGAGAGGTTCGGCGGCCTGCAGCGGGTTGAGCAGGATCAGGGCGAGCGTCTCGGGCAGTCGGGCGGCGAGCCGGGCGCGGACGTCGCCGACGAGATGGGCGCCGAGGAGTGCAAGGACGACGCGCGCCGCCCGATCCGCTTCCTCGGGTGTGTCGTATTCGCCGCGTTCGCGCACCGTGGCGCGGAACGCCTCCCATCGCAGGGTCACCGCGGTTCTCCCTTCGGAACGGCCCGGCGTCAACGGTCGTCGGGTCAGGGTTCGAGGGTCAGGTACCGGTCGGTGCCGGTGAGCCGGAGCAGCCGCAGGACGCGGGGACCGGCACCGCGCAGGACCAGGCATGCTCCCTCTCGCTCGGCTTCTTTCCCGGCGCGTGCCAGCGGGCGCAGGCCGGCGCAGTCCATGAAGTCCACCGCGGACAGGTCGACGACGACCTCGCGGTGCGTGCCGAGCGCAGCGGCCAGTTCCCGCTGGAGGTCGGGTGCGGTGTCGAGGTCGAGGTCGCCGTGCGGTCGTACGACGGCGACTGCCCGCTTCTGGTCGTGCATGGCGTTCCCGGTGTCGACTCGGTCGCGATGCTCGGTGTACCGAACGGTGGACGGGAGCGGGCCGCCCCCCAGTGACCCGGGGCGGGGCGCCACGGGGCGGCCGGTGTGGGGTGGCGGTTCGTCAGGCCCGGATCTGCTTGCGTTCGGCTCCGTGGTCGATCTCGATCTTGCGGGGCCTGGCCTTCGCGGCGACCGGAATGGTCAGCGTCAGCACGCCGGCCTCGTAGTGGGCGCTGATTCCGTCAGGTTCGAGGATGTCGGAGAGCATGACCTGCCTTGAGAACACGCCGAGCGGTCGCTCGGACAGCTCCCACTGCACCTCGTCGCCCTGCCGGCTCGGGCGGCGTTCCGCCTTGACGGTCAGCATGTTCCGCTCGACGTCGATGTCGATCGCGTCCGGGTCGACGCCCGGCAGGTCGAAGCAGACCACGTATTCGTCACCGACGCGGTAGGCGTCCAGCGGCATCGGGGCAGGGTGCGACCAGGTGCCGTTCGCCCCCAGGAACTGCTGGGTCAGCCGGTCAAGCTCGCGGAACGGGTCAGTGCGCAGCAGCATCGCGAAACACCTCCAACGGATCCTGAGTGCCAGTGCGCTTCACCTGAATCCGTTGTAACACGTCATCCATTCGATGACAACACTTCGGGTCATGTGATGCATGACGCCGCTCGGCGCGGTCGGCACCACAGCCTCGACGTGTACTCCATCGCAATCGGCGCTCGTCGTACGGCGTACGGCGTACGGCGCACGGCCGGTGAAGACCGCGCCGACGCGGTCGGGGAGTTGGTGGTGGCTGGCAGCGTCGCGCGGGTCGCACGCCGACGACCTCAGCCTCCTCACGGCCCGGCACGGCCCGATGACCGGCATCTGCATCGCGACCGGGCCCGACCGCGACCCCGGACAGCTGCTCACGGGACGGATCCGAGGCCGTGGCCGCCGCGGCGGTGCTGGACCGGTCGGACGGTGGCAGCCGTCCCACCCTGCTCCATGTCACGGCCGCGCCTGGCGGAAGGCGGCGTCGGAGGTGACTCAGCCGTCCGGACGGTGCAGGCGAGCCTGGTGGAGCAGGGCGTAGGGAGGTCACGCGACAAGGCTCCTGGCGGTCCGGGGACCGCCAGGAGCCGGGATGCGACGCTGCGTCAGTTCTGCTCGTCGTCGAGGTTCGTCTCGGTCGTGTCGTGACCCTGCGCCATCTCGCGCTCCGCATCGTCCCGGGCCTTCTGGTCCAGGTCCTCGCGCTTGGGGTTGCGGTTGCCCAGTGCCTCCTTGGCCTGGTCGGCGAGGTCCTTGGCCTGGTCCTTGAACTGATCGCTGAGTCCCATGACTTGCTTCTCCAATGCGTTCGGGAACATGTGCCCCCCGCCCCAGGAACTCACGGCCTGCCTCGCCCCGCATTC
The DNA window shown above is from Streptomyces sp. TLI_171 and carries:
- a CDS encoding DUF2267 domain-containing protein, which encodes MTLRWEAFRATVRERGEYDTPEEADRAARVVLALLGAHLVGDVRARLAARLPETLALILLNPLQAAEPLTPERFVRATAAWIEGATEATALWDIGAVLSTVADAAGHDLMERVLFQLPPGYDALFGRATVGSAALDATPTYSPTSADRN
- a CDS encoding STAS domain-containing protein translates to MHDQKRAVAVVRPHGDLDLDTAPDLQRELAAALGTHREVVVDLSAVDFMDCAGLRPLARAGKEAEREGACLVLRGAGPRVLRLLRLTGTDRYLTLEP
- a CDS encoding Hsp20/alpha crystallin family protein, which translates into the protein MLLRTDPFRELDRLTQQFLGANGTWSHPAPMPLDAYRVGDEYVVCFDLPGVDPDAIDIDVERNMLTVKAERRPSRQGDEVQWELSERPLGVFSRQVMLSDILEPDGISAHYEAGVLTLTIPVAAKARPRKIEIDHGAERKQIRA